Genomic DNA from Gymnogyps californianus isolate 813 unplaced genomic scaffold, ASM1813914v2 HiC_scaffold_128, whole genome shotgun sequence:
gaccaaagggatactccataccatatgatgtcatgctcagcatataaagctgggggaagaagaaggaagggggggggacacgttcagagtgatggcgttttgtcttcccaagtaaccgttacgcgtgatggagccctgctttcccggagatggctgaacacctgcctgccgatgggaagtggtgaatgaattccttgttttcctttgcttgcgtgcgcggcttttgctttacctattaaactgtctttatctcaacccacgagtttttacccttctgattctctcccccatcccactgcggggggagtgagcgagcagctgtgtggtgcttagctgcctactggggttaaaccacgacccAGGCCATCCTCTATAAAGTTGTGATTGACATGTTTAAAACCAAGCCACTATATGTGCTGTTTATacagaaacagtatttaaaatgtggATTGTCAGTCAAAGTGCTGATTACATTCTAGTGCTATAATAAATGGTGGTAGGTGCACTGAACAACATACGGGAGTAAAagtttgtttctgaatttcaaacatcattggctttttatttccagCCTGTACTTAGCCATAATAATAGGGTTTATCTTATGCGTTGTCCAAAACATAAGACTACATTGAAGGCTGCTAGGGGTTCTTTGATATTGACATCAATATTAAGGTTATCTTTTGAAATAGACTGGCTacccttcttttccctttgtgtaCAGTTGGTGCAAACCTCAGTGTTGCTCTGGCAGCATTTTTTCATGTCGTCAGAAGCCTCTAAAGGTCTGGGCTGCAGACCTCCAGTTCTTTTCACTTTCCAAGGGGGATGAGAACCTCCCCAGTGGGTTCCACTGAATATTCTCCATGAACTAGACAGCTCTGTGCTGAAGATGTGGGAACTGGTCCCAGGGGATCTGAGCTCAAACCTGCTTTCTGGTCTGCCTGTATTTCTTCAGCTATGTAgatgggtgggaggggaagTTGCCCAGGTGTGTGGTTATTCCCCTCTCCTATCACCTAAAGTGTGTGTACCACATGAGATGGTGCAAATGGGCTAGGGGAGGAGATAGAGccaccttcccttccctgctttcttccctaCCAGCAGATCTGCTTGTGCTTTATGTTAAGTGAAGTTACAaggctgaatattttttctgttggtgAGATGTTCTGATGTTACATTGATGTGTTAGATGTGCCTATAGTAAACTGAGTAATTCCGAGCTCCTTTACTGGGTAGGGAGAGTGAACACACCTCCTTTCTGTAGAACAGGAGGAACACACAAAGGCTCCAGAGAAAGGTTCTGCACCATATGAACTCACAGCCCAGTGGGGATGGGCTGAGAAGCTAGGTGGCTGCTGGGAAGCGGTGTCCTGCACTCCCACTTTTACACTCTCTTGCTTCCATCCCTGGCCCTGGCAAGCTCCTACTCTGCTACTGTCAAAAGGGGAATGACAGATGGTAGTTTTAGCACTCATTGTTAGGGGAATCTTCCCCTAGTTGGAACTGTTGCTTTTGGGGGCCTTAGACTCATAGAACCCCAGGTCAGAAAAGACCATGGGAGAtttctagtccaacctcctgctcaaagcaaagACAGCTATGAGATCCGACTACGTTGCTCAGGACTTAGTCCAGTCAGGtcctgaaaacctccaaggatggagttgccacagcctctctggaccCCTTTGCCAAAgcttgactgtcctcatggtggaaaagctttttcttgtgCCCTCTTGTTTCAATTTATGCCCATTGTCTCTCATCCTCCCACCATGCACTACTGTGAAGAGCCTGACTCCATCTTCTTGATAACTTCCACATGGACATCAGAAGGCTGCTTTTAGGTTCCTCCGAAGCTTTCTCTTCTCGTCACTTAACTGTAAAGACCTTTTCTCATGTTATGATCAGCCAGAAAACTAATGGTACACAAGAATCATCTTAGTGGTAACATTTGATCATCGATTAACAACTGTGGTTTGATATGTCACTGATCATAAGGACCTATGAAAATAGCCTTGTAGAGTAATATAATGTTGTTTccagattttgatttttctgcaaaattaaaatcttaaaaatgcacCCAAAGATACTTTTTACTATAATAAATATGATGCTTTAgctatttttgttaaaaaaaaaaaaaaaaaaaaaaaggaaccagTGCAACCTCTGGTTTCACAAATGAAGCAATACAGCAATACAGAATGGGATTATTACTTAGATTTGGCCCTGTACACAGCAGTGGAatccatagaaaaaaatttctatctTGCATTTGTTCTAAAAAGCAGACTGCCTCTAATCTCAGAGTTTTCCACAAATCTCTGTGCCCTAAGTGTGCCCTAGTGACACGAGCTCATTTTGATTGTTTTTGCCATACTCTACTAACATCATTTGTGAAACTGAAGTTGACTTTTAAATCATAAGACAGGTATGTAATAATGTTTTCCAGTGCTCTTtgtgaaattgatttttttaaagaaaatttattttggggaagatgTATTGCACAAactcactgctgcttttgttttgattttgtttgctttgttttttttccttctccttctttcagACCAGGATGAGAGAGCAGCGGAGctcagcagggagcagaacGAGAAGACCGTTCGCAGCACACAGACAGCTCTCCGTAACTTCCAAGAGTTCCTCATTTCCAAGTACCCCTCTGAGACCCGAGAAATCTATGTCATCCCCTGCAAAGAGCTTGATGCCTACCTTGCTTCCTTCTTTGTGGATGCTAGACAGAAGGATGGTTCCGAATATGAGCCAAACAGCTTGGCCAACTATCAGCGTGGGCTGGAGCGGTATCTCAAAGAGCACAGGTATGGATACAGTATTACCAGGGATAAAGAGTTCAAGAGGTCCCAAGAAGCTCTGAAGCAAAAGCAGATAGAGCTAAGGTgtaaagggaaaggaaacaagCCACACAAATCCATGAAGCTTACCTTTGCTGATGAGCTTATCCTACGCAAAAGAGGTTTGTTGAGCCGATACAATCCTGAGGGGTTGCTGAACCTTGTCTGGCTAAATAACACTAAGGCGTTTGGACACTGCACGGGTTTTCATGGGTCCACCCTCAAATGGGGAGACATCCGGCTCTGGGTGACAGAGACTGGGTTGGAATACTTGGAGTGGATGGGGCCAGACAACAGTGACATGAATGCCAAAAGCAAGAGAGGAGGGACTGATTCCAGGGTGTACGCCACCCAGCACTCCCCACAGACCTGCCCGGTGCAAGACTACAAAGAATATGCACAGCAGCGGCCCCCAGCAATGCGATATGAAGATGCTCCTTTTTATCTGTCCATCAAACCAGTTGTCAACTTGGCTGCACTTCACTGGTACAATTGTCAAGCCCTGGGGAAAAACAAGCTTGCCAAGATGGTAAAGACAATGTGTGAGAAAGGCAACATCCCCGGCAGGAAGACCAACTTCAGTGTCTACCAAAGCTGTAGTACCCTGTCAGAAGCACAGAGCAATCAGCTGGTGCTGATCTGTAATAACTTGAGCCAGCAAACTGCCCAGTCTATGGCAAGCCACTCCAATACTGGCAACTTGATAGTGTCTGCTTCCTATGACTCTTCCTCTGACATGGCTTGAAAGGGGGATTTAACttgaacagtgttttcttttcctttttgtttcaagcATTGAATTTGTGCCCAATAATACACATAAACTGTGACTGTATACTATTCCTCTACATCCCCTCTCCAGTGTTAATTcactttataaatatataaaaatacataatatatttttctttctacaaataAGTCAATAGAAATAGTTTAATATTGCTAACATAGTATTTATAGCattaatacaaaaatgaaagctactTATGTATTATAATTACTGCTTTTACAAAGGCAAAAATGGTTCTCAGGCAGCACAAGATAGActggaaatacagttttaatgtGCACACATTATTGACTGTAAATCCCCAGGA
This window encodes:
- the LOC127028001 gene encoding uncharacterized protein KIAA1958-like, with product SDQDERAAELSREQNEKTVRSTQTALRNFQEFLISKYPSETREIYVIPCKELDAYLASFFVDARQKDGSEYEPNSLANYQRGLERYLKEHRYGYSITRDKEFKRSQEALKQKQIELRCKGKGNKPHKSMKLTFADELILRKRGLLSRYNPEGLLNLVWLNNTKAFGHCTGFHGSTLKWGDIRLWVTETGLEYLEWMGPDNSDMNAKSKRGGTDSRVYATQHSPQTCPVQDYKEYAQQRPPAMRYEDAPFYLSIKPVVNLAALHWYNCQALGKNKLAKMVKTMCEKGNIPGRKTNFSVYQSCSTLSEAQSNQLVLICNNLSQQTAQSMASHSNTGNLIVSASYDSSSDMA